The Dermochelys coriacea isolate rDerCor1 chromosome 19, rDerCor1.pri.v4, whole genome shotgun sequence region AAGCTAGTGGAGTTGCAGAGAGACTGGCAGTCACCACCTTCAGAACAGTACAGCTGGTGCTTGGAGAGAAGAGGTCAGTCAAATGAGATTGGAAACTGGCCCTAATAATACTCTTAACTGTGACATTAGTCACTAATAAAGGGAATGCCATCCCTGGCCCTGCTGGAGTGAACTGGGGGATAGTGCACCTTGCCTCTAGCTTGGCAGACAAGACTTCTCTGGCTTTTAGAAATTAGATCCTTTTTAGACATTAAATCCTGTGTCCGTCGACTGTTACTGACTGTGTTTCTCCCTCCTAAATATGTAGAAACTGGAAAACACTGCAGAGTGGCTATGTTGGGATTTGTGTATTCTGTGggcttcaggttttttttaacgCCTGTTATAATGATGCAAAGGTTAAGGAGTTTTTAGTGGCTGTACTTACAATGATCTTGGTATGGAGGGGGCTTTACTTAAAAGACTGGTTCTCACTAAATAGCAGATATCAAGATGTGTCTGTTCTTTTTATAGTGGGAAGAAATCAGTGGAGTGGATGAAAACTACAAGCCGATTCGTACCTACCAGGTCTGCAATGTCATGGAATCAAATCAAAACAACTGGTTGCAGACGGGCTGGATTGCCAGGCGCAGTGGCCAAAGAATCTTCATTGAGCTGAAATTCACCCTGAGGGACTGTAACAGCATCCCTGGGGTGGTTGGCACATGCAAGGAGACCTTCAACCTCTACTACATTGAGTCAGATTCTGATCTGGGCCGCAGCATCCGTGAGAACAAGCATACAAAAATTGACACCATTGCTGCTGACGAGAGCTTCACCCAGGGGGACTTGGGCGAGCGCAAAATGAAGCTGAACACAGAGCTGAGGGAGATTGGGCATTTGAGCAAGAGAGGCTTCCACCTGGGCTTCCAGGATGTGGGTGCTTGCGTGGCTCTGGTTTCCGTGCGGGTTTATTACAAAAAGTGCCTCTCCACGGTGCAGAACTTGGCGGTGTTTCCAGACACTGTGGCAGAAGCAGCTTTTGCAACCCTGGTGGAAGTTAAGGGCACCTGCGTCAATCATTCTGAAGTAGACCTGGATAGTCCTcccaggatgcactgcagtgcagagggGGAGTGGTTAGTCCCCATTGGGAAATGTACATGTAGTGCTGGCTTTGAAGAGAAGGATGATGGGTGTGAAGGTAAAAATGGCCATTCATGCTC contains the following coding sequences:
- the EPHA10 gene encoding ephrin type-A receptor 10 isoform X5; the encoded protein is METGGGGFLVLLLLLLLLLPPPGAAAEEVVLLDSKESQAELGWTSHPSNGWEEISGVDENYKPIRTYQVCNVMESNQNNWLQTGWIARRSGQRIFIELKFTLRDCNSIPGVVGTCKETFNLYYIESDSDLGRSIRENKHTKIDTIAADESFTQGDLGERKMKLNTELREIGHLSKRGFHLGFQDVGACVALVSVRVYYKKCLSTVQNLAVFPDTVAEAAFATLVEVKGTCVNHSEVDLDSPPRMHCSAEGEWLVPIGKCTCSAGFEEKDDGCEACPTGFYKLSPRLPLCSPCPEHSFTHREASTFCTCQKNYSRSPSDPPSASCTRTSLSSNIRGSVPHLLQGISSTA
- the EPHA10 gene encoding ephrin type-A receptor 10 isoform X6, giving the protein METGGGGFLVLLLLLLLLLPPPGAAAEEVVLLDSKESQAELGWTSHPSNGWEEISGVDENYKPIRTYQVCNVMESNQNNWLQTGWIARRSGQRIFIELKFTLRDCNSIPGVVGTCKETFNLYYIESDSDLGRSIRENKHTKIDTIAADESFTQGDLGERKMKLNTELREIGHLSKRGFHLGFQDVGACVALVSVRVYYKKCLSTVQNLAVFPDTVAEAAFATLVEVKGTCVNHSEVDLDSPPRMHCSAEGEWLVPIGKCTCSAGFEEKDDGCEGQLALTLVGHTTKLWMEQASHMNKV